From Butyricimonas paravirosa, one genomic window encodes:
- a CDS encoding nucleotide sugar dehydrogenase, which produces MEIKIAVIGLGYVGLPLARLFSTKYRTIGFDMNQQRVNELNEGIDSTFEISTQLLHDALRSGFKCTTSLEDIRDCNFYVVAVPTPVDSNNRPDLSPLINASKTIAKVISKGNIVVYESTVYPGVTEEECLPVIEKMSQLKFNVDFFAGYSPERINPGDKEHTVEKIRKVTSGSTVEIASIIDEVYNSVLLNGTYKASSIKVAEASKIIENAQRDVNIAFMNELAKIFNAMGIDTNEVIEAASSKWNFIKLKPGLVGGHCISVDPYYLIQKAQVYGVLPRVMSAARRLNDGMGDYVANQVIKIMNKKGCMVKDARILLLGFAFKENCPDIRNTKVIDIYTTLREYSANVVIYDPWVDPSYIRQEYGISLIKDGKQILTQLFDTIVLCVAHDEFKQINWRDLLSSDNGVIYDVKGVLSLTQIDGRL; this is translated from the coding sequence ATGGAAATTAAAATTGCTGTAATTGGATTAGGTTATGTAGGACTTCCTTTAGCTAGACTATTTTCTACTAAATACCGGACGATAGGGTTTGATATGAATCAACAGCGGGTTAATGAATTAAATGAAGGGATTGATTCGACATTCGAAATTTCTACACAATTATTACATGATGCTTTAAGGTCAGGCTTTAAATGTACAACTTCTTTGGAAGATATACGTGATTGTAATTTTTATGTAGTAGCAGTTCCCACGCCTGTAGATAGTAATAATAGGCCTGATTTGTCTCCTTTAATAAATGCTAGTAAGACTATAGCTAAAGTGATATCGAAAGGAAATATTGTGGTTTATGAATCTACAGTTTATCCAGGAGTCACAGAAGAAGAGTGTTTACCTGTGATAGAAAAAATGTCTCAATTGAAATTTAATGTTGATTTTTTTGCAGGTTATTCTCCAGAGCGTATTAATCCTGGAGATAAAGAACATACAGTTGAAAAAATAAGAAAGGTAACTTCCGGCTCTACGGTAGAGATTGCATCCATTATAGATGAGGTATATAATTCTGTTTTACTTAATGGAACATATAAGGCATCCTCAATTAAAGTTGCAGAAGCATCTAAAATTATTGAAAATGCACAAAGAGATGTAAATATTGCTTTTATGAATGAGTTAGCGAAAATATTCAATGCAATGGGGATTGATACTAATGAAGTGATAGAAGCTGCATCATCAAAATGGAATTTTATAAAATTAAAACCAGGACTTGTTGGAGGACATTGTATAAGTGTGGATCCTTATTATTTAATCCAGAAAGCACAAGTATATGGGGTATTACCTAGGGTCATGTCAGCAGCTCGACGATTAAATGATGGAATGGGAGATTATGTTGCAAACCAAGTAATTAAAATAATGAATAAAAAAGGATGTATGGTAAAAGATGCAAGAATTTTGTTACTTGGCTTTGCTTTTAAAGAAAATTGTCCCGATATTCGTAATACTAAGGTTATTGATATTTATACAACATTGAGAGAATATTCTGCTAATGTTGTAATTTATGATCCTTGGGTTGATCCTTCTTATATTCGGCAAGAATATGGAATATCTTTGATAAAAGATGGCAAACAGATTCTTACTCAACTATTTGATACGATTGTTTTATGTGTTGCTCATGATGAGTTTAAACAAATTAATTGGCGAGATTTGTTGAGTTCGGATAATGGTGTTATCTATGATGTTAAAGGTGTTTTGTCGTTAACACAAATTGATGGAAGATTATAA
- a CDS encoding glycosyltransferase family 2 protein, giving the protein MLFSVIIPHKDCIALLYRAVDSIPDSLDIQILIIDNSISPIPSDLFKRNRKNVEIFYSDPQLGAGGARNTGLRYAKGKWLLFLDADDYYINNAFQLFFAEADSSEEIIYFKMNSCYSDSGLPANRDVLFNNLIDFYLKEKNTSEEIVRYKFVSPCAKMVSRELIQRKEIKFDEVIASNDVMFSLYSGYYAFSIKCVDNVVYCATVTKGSLTNRLTLQTLKARYEVVLRYNEFLRLHHKHRYQGSVMYYLLEARKYGIRVCVNFVKLCLYYRNNPFIGMTNWFGTYVNLRKSMKKDKAYITKK; this is encoded by the coding sequence ATGCTTTTTTCTGTTATTATTCCACATAAAGATTGTATCGCTTTATTATATCGAGCTGTAGATTCAATACCTGATAGTTTAGATATTCAAATTTTAATAATTGATAATAGTATTTCTCCAATACCTTCTGATTTATTTAAACGTAATAGGAAGAATGTAGAGATTTTTTATTCTGATCCTCAGTTAGGTGCTGGGGGGGCGAGAAATACTGGATTAAGATATGCGAAAGGTAAATGGTTGCTTTTTTTAGATGCAGATGATTATTATATAAACAATGCATTCCAGTTGTTTTTTGCTGAGGCAGATTCTTCTGAAGAGATTATATATTTTAAAATGAATAGTTGTTACTCAGATTCTGGTTTACCTGCAAATCGAGATGTGTTATTTAATAATTTGATTGATTTTTATTTGAAAGAGAAAAACACTTCAGAAGAAATTGTAAGGTACAAATTTGTTTCTCCCTGTGCTAAAATGGTTTCTCGCGAATTGATCCAAAGAAAAGAAATAAAATTCGATGAGGTTATTGCAAGTAATGATGTTATGTTCTCTCTTTATTCGGGATATTATGCTTTTAGTATTAAATGTGTAGATAACGTTGTTTATTGTGCTACTGTAACTAAAGGGAGTTTAACAAATAGATTGACTTTACAGACGTTAAAAGCAAGATATGAAGTCGTTTTGCGTTATAATGAATTTTTAAGATTACATCACAAACATAGATATCAAGGATCTGTGATGTATTATCTTTTAGAAGCTAGAAAATATGGGATTCGTGTCTGTGTAAATTTTGTTAAATTATGCTTGTACTATAGGAATAATCCATTTATAGGAATGACGAATTGGTTTGGGACGTATGTAAATTTAAGAAAGTCAATGAAAAAGGATAAAGCATATATTACAAAAAAATAA